GTAGGCAGCAGAGTAAGCAGCAGCCACTAACATGATATATAGTTTTACTCTATGCATCTACAACCAATAATTTTTTTACTGTCTCAGATTTTGCTTTTTTTCCATGGGAAGACTTGTTTTTAGCAATGTGCCTTGCACTATCACCAGGGTTCAGATCAATGATTCTCTGAATTTCAGCATTTTTTCTGAGTGAATTACGCTACTGTTATTCAATTTTCTTATGCCCTAATAAAGTAAACATATTGCTCTAGtattatttcattttgattttttttacaacACTGGCCTAGAGTAGCACCAACATATTGTAAATACTGTTTGAACAATACAAGGGCCTTGGATTTTCTTAATGGCGGATTTCACTTGGAATCTAATAGGATTTCCAGAATCCTGGACCTTAAATTCTTCAAAAACTACCATTTTGATCTTTTGTTGTATCTTTTTAGGTGGCCCAAAGTTCGTATAGATACCAATTTATTTAGGTATTTAGAAAATGCAGATGTCTGTTATATCTGTGAAAGGAGCTTTTATTAGAACAATTCTACGTTAATATCGGTTTTTTTTTCTGGGATTTGTCCCGAGAGAGATCCGGTGATAGTTTAGACAACCATTCAATCATTAGGATATGTGCGGGGTAGATGAGTTCCCATTCTCTTTCGGGATAGTTTCCGTGATTTTCCCTCTGGTATATAAATGATTTTCGCTTTTGTTGTGACCAACTGTTTACAAATTGCCCCGAAAAGGTAACTGCTAAGGAAAAATATAAGAGAATAACCGACCCATAAGATGATACAAAGCACCAAACCAATTCTGaaatttagtttttgaattttttaaagttttattcAGATATATATATTCCTAAACTTAGCCATTGGATATAGGGCGGGCTTGATAAAGTAACTAGAGCATTTATAGGATTTTTATGGTGACTAGCTGTTAAAATCTTTGATTGATATTTTTCTCTGTGATGgttatctttttgaaaattttcttcCAAAAGTGATCCCATGTTCATGGTTGCTAGCTTGAATTTATACCCGTAGATAAAATGTTTATTGCACTTGTAAAAGCCCTCACCAACCCAGACTTTCTCTCTATTCTAATGCTCTTCTTTTACCCCATTTTGGGCAAGGCCGCTGATGGAGGTACCATTTTGCTTGGGGGTGTACTAATATGCATATGAGATAAAAAAGCATTTGCGTTTCGATTGATACACCCCCAAGCTGGTTTTGGGAGGCTGCTTTGTGGTCTCTGTTTCTATCTAGAATCTTCAGTCTTTATTGCTTGCGATTATGTGTACCTTTGGTCTTGTTCAATCAATATTTATTGCATTGCTTAGACTGCATAAATCTCCGGTTATTAGCTTGTGTTGAACCCTCTTTCCTCTTTAGCTGTCGCACTCTTAGTCTCATAATGAGTGGCTGTTTTACTCTTTTTAATTGTATTTTAAATttaattactaattttcattgCATTTGTTTTGAAAGAAGCTCATTTTCCCTCTCTTCTTTATTCTCTGTTTCTTGCATTTACTCAGGTTTCTAGTATGCTTTCCAAATTTACAAAATTCAGCATTAATTCCACCAAATCTATTCTTGGACCTCATCCCTCTACTCTTTCTAAGAAGCCCCCACCCTCTGCTGTGAAGGGTAAACATTGTATTTTAGCTAGGTTTTTTACAACTACATCCCATTCTCTTCAAGATATTAGCAAAGCTCTCCAGTTCATGTGGGGAAACAAAAACAAGTTCATAATATCTTAATTTTCctatatttataaaaattataatgaaaaattaataaGGCGGTACACCATTTGTCTTGATAAACCGAACGATTCTAACTGCGTACCGTTTTTAAAATAGCTCCTCGACCTCGAGGAGACCAGTATCCATTCAGGATCGTCGCTGAGTATAGGCCAGCTAGGCGACGGCTTAGGGACCCCAATTTATAGGGCCCCAAAATCCTATCTATTTCCCATTAAGTGATCGATTTTTCTGttctttctttccctttttttatttttctgatcatTTCCCATCTAGTTCACTATACTGTTTCTTTGTCCTTATACTCAGGGGCGGAGCTGAGTGAGGACTATGGAGGACAGTTGTCCTCCCTAGAATTTACAATGTGACTATTTTAGGCTTTTCATAATTGTCCctctggattttacaaaattaCTATATTATGCTTCATTTGTGTAACTATTTACATACATTTCAGTGTTTCCTATAACAAATTCTAGCACTAGGCTTACATATTATAAGGTTCTATGAAGTATTGATTATATTTTGTGGAGTCTTGAGGAAAGTTCTGTTCCTTTTATTGCAAAAGACCCTAAAAATTTCAGGCGGCCTCCGACCGCCATTAGTGCTATCTTCCCTTTTATATATTTGTCCCCCCAAGTTGGAAAGTCCGGCTCCGCCACTGCTCACTTACTACAATTTATAAGTGTTAGGGTTTCTCCTTCCATAATTAAAAAACAAGAACAAGATTTTCGTCAATGAAATCAAAGTATATTTTATCATTTGACTTTTAAATTCTTCTATCTGGATTCCACTTccaaacttttaattaaaaatccGCTGACTCAAAAAAGAAAGACATCAACAATTCAATTTAGTTGTTGTGTATGAATATGGTGCAAGTGCTTCGGAAAATAAAAAGTTAAGTTAGGTGATCGGCAAACAACTAATTTTACAGTTTCTTATATCAACTTGAAAATTATCTAAGGCATAATATGGGTCCTGATATATTAACTGGCATGACTTATATGCAGAATTGAAAGCTTTTGAAGTTTTTTCCTTCCCAAACAATAAAtgcaaaaaaaattgttgatttaCTTAAAAGATATGGAAAACTGCTATCTCAATGTATGTCATGCGTCAATGGGTTTTCAAGATGAGTAGGATAGAATCGGGAGACGCCGGTTTGCGACTCACCAAAAATTCTCTTCTCTGATTCCTCTCAATATCTTCCCCTGCACTCTTATGATTAATATTTTCTTGTTATCATCGATTTCCCACTACTGATTTTATTATATGATTACCAATTGTTTTATATTGTTGTCTTAATCGTTCGTCTTCTTTTTGAAgtgataaaccctagtttttataGGTTGATTAGATTCAAAGTCTGTTATGATTACCTCGAGCTAATCTAATCTGTTTTTCTTGTGATTTCGTTCCCTTTTTCAGATTTCATCCCTTCTCTCCTTTCCCAAGCCTGATTGGGAGGAATAGGGTTTTCAGCATAAGTAGTGGATGAGGTGAAGACTCACCTTCAAGTTATTCTTATACTACAAATCTTTGTCAGTGGATGTGGTTCTCCTACAATTTTTAATCTCTGGAATTGTTTATGAAGACAAAAACGCCTCGTTTTCTCCAATCACCCGTGGAAGTAATCCAGTTCTACACTCTTTTTAGTCATCATACTCTCTTCCTTCTTCCTAAGCTACAAATTCAGCTTTCTTCCCAAGTTTCTAACTACTACCTCTTGCTGAAATCACAAATATGTAGCATGGCTTACACTTGGAAAGTTCAAATTCTTGAACTTGACTGGGAATGCATATATTTACATACCCAATATCTTTACAACTTTCCTAAAAAAATCTATCAGCAAAAAATTCATCTGCTAAATTACTCATCCCACTTGTTTGTCTCAAGCCAGAAAAAGCTAAAATTTGTCCTTGTCTACAAAACAATATTTCTAAGTTCGTTAAACAATCCAATGGCCTCTTCTTCGACTAGCCTTAATAATTCTACTGATAACTCTCAGAGAAACAAAAACTCTTTCAACAGAAACAACAAACATGTCAACCTGCAAGGAAAGGGGAGGATTATTGATTCTTTTGCTTTAATCGGATATGTTTGTAGAGAAAGTGAAGTCACTAGAAATGTGGTTAGCTATGCAATCAGGCAAATATGGGGTGCTCAGAATGAAGTTGTGATTATATCCACTGGAAGAAGAAATGTGTTCATTTTTAGAATTCACTCAAGAGAGATTTTTCAAAGAGTATTAAGAGAAAGACCACATGCTGTAGGAGGGCATTTGTTAGTTCTGCTACCATGGCAGTTCCATATGAATGTGCAGAGAGCTATCTTCCAATTTGAAGTCTTTTATATAGAGTTTAGACTCAGATCTGACCTGGATAGGGACAATATTCCTTTCCACATTGGTTCCCAAGAAGGAGAACCAATTATCATATATAATGGAGATCCAACTGGTGTTGTCAAAGCTAAAGTAAGATTGGATGTCAATCTACCTCTTGTTAGGAAAGTGCGTTAGGAAAGTGCACATAACTCTGGAGGATGGAGAAAGAATTAAAGTATCTATATTTTATCTGGGGTTTCCATCTGCAACCTGTAGAagttgttatgttttcaatcacaaTGAAAACTACTGTGGGATGATTGCAAATGTAGCCTGGATTGCAGTATTGGTTCTGAATTTACAAGGTGTTGATCCTTTTGAagaacaagtggaagaactaGTACAAGAAATTCAACATAATATGGAGATTCAAGATGGTGGTGAAGTTCAAGCTAATCAAGAAGCAGTTACTAATGGTTTGGAGAGGGAGAATGTAGTTGCAGATAATAATATAGCTCAAAATGAGGCTGTGGATGATACTGCTGTTCTAAATGACATAAGTGATGAAAGGAATGAAGAGGCCAATAAGGATATCATTGTTGATGTAGAGGTTGATAACTCTGCAAGTGGAGCATATGTGTCAGAAATCAACAGAAATGACATAAGGACTAATAAGAGAAGGAGGACTGAAGACATTATCTTGGAAGCTATGGAAATGGATGGTTACTTTCAAGAAATTGATAGAACACTTCATGTACTTGCTAACGAAGTTGTGAATGATGGTGCTGCAAGAATACTGGAGATGGGAGAACCCTCATCTAGGGAGGAAATAATGAATAACATTGAAGGCGTGGGCAATGTATGTGAGATTGGTGGGTCGGATACTTCTTCTGCTGCATATGCTGAAAATGAAAACCTCTCAATAAACCAGGTTCCTTTCTATCTCATCTACAAAATCTATTCCgcatttaatttatatttcagtCATACTGATTTTCTCATCCTTACTTACTTTAATCTCTACTGGCACAATTTAGTCCTGATTTTATTTCTCCTCTACAACTGTGTTAAGCATTTTTTTTATATTCCTTTTAAAAACAAGGTCTTTCTTAAACCTTGAAATGAAGCTATTAACTTGGAATGTGCAGGGGATGGGAAAATCCCTTACtagaaatcatttaaaatttatcCTAAAGAAGCAAAATCTTGATTTCATATTCCTTGCTGAAACTAAAGccacaaaagaaaatatgaacaTCTTAGCTAGAAATCTCAAGTTTCATAACTGGTTAGTTGTCCCTAGAATAGGCCTATCTGGTGGGATGCTCATTGCTTGGCACAATAATATTACTGTTGAATACATTGCTGAGTTTTTTGATATCTGTTTCTTTGAAATACATGATTGCTATAATAATTATTGGAATGTTGTTTGCATGCATGGGTCCTTGAATGATTTAGGAAAGAAAATGCAATGGGATAAAATTAATCGCTTTTGTAGCTTAAATCCTAATACTCCCTGGATCATCATAGGAGACTTGAATTTTGTGTTGCATGTTAATGATAAACAAGGTGGAAAAGATATCTCTCATATAAATAAGTTTATTCATGATAACATTCAGAGCCTAGGACTAATGGACCTTAGATTTCAAGGAATTCCTTTCACTTGGTCTAATAATAAGGAAGGTCAAGATAATATTAAAGAAAGAACTGATAGAGTGCTCACTTCCACTGCTTGGTTCTCCATGTTTCCTGATGCTTTGGTTAGTCACTTGTCTAGAGTAGGATCTGACCATACACCGATTTTGCTTAATTGTAAACCTGTTAAGATAAAATGTCGTAAGCCTTTTGGAGTTTTTAGAACCTGGTTTAGTCATGATAACTTTAGAAAATATGTTTCTGGAAACTGGGATTGTAATATTAGAGGCTCCTTTGcctatagttttcaaagaaatcttAAAAATCTTTCCTACTCTCTTTCTAATTGGAACAAATCtgtttttgggaatattttccaaaatatcgaAAACCTTAATAAGAAAATGGAGCTTCTACACTCCATGGACCCTTTACCTATTCTAGAAATTAAAGATACGCAGAACAACTTAGAAACCTGGTATAACAGAGAGTATGACTACTGGAATCACCtctcaaaagataaattcattaaAGACTTTGATCGTAACACCTCCTTCTTTCATCAATATGCTAATAACAGAAGGAGAATTAATCATATTCACACCCTTAGAGATGATACTGGTCTCTGGATTGATGACAACTCTCAAATTCATAAAATGCTTATTAAACACTTTAAATCTATTAGCACCACTAACAATGCACAACACCTTAACTCTCTAAACAGTCTTATTGAACCTTGTATCAGTGAAGAAGAGAATAATAATCTTACCAAAACTCCTGATGAGTTAGAAATAAAAAACACTCTTTTCAACATGAACCAATGGGGTTCCCCTGGCCCTGATGGCTATCCTGCGGGTTTTTTTCAAAGAAAATTGGGACATAGTGAAATCTGATATTACTAACTTTGTTCAAGATTTTTTCAGGAAAAAGTTTTTACTCAAAGAAATGAATTATTCATATATAACTCTAATTCCTAAAGTTAAAAATCCCTCTACACCCAGTGACTTTCATACCATCAGCCTTAGTAATACTACCTATAAATTAATATCTAAAATCTTAACAAACAGATTAAAACCTATGCTCAcaaagattatttcacaaaaccaGTCTGATTTCATTCTTGGTCGCCAAATTACTGATAACATCATAGTTGCGCATGAGATTTTGTACACtatgaagaattctaaaaataaaactgGGCACATGGCTTTGAAAATTGATCTTTCTAAGACATTCGATCGAATCGAATGGGATTCTTTGAACCAAACTCTTCTCTCTTTTGGTTTTTAGTGAAGATGTGTGTCATCTTATTATGCAGTGTGTTACTACAACCTCCTTTTCTGTGATCTTAAATGGTGTTCTTGGTGAAAGGTTCACTGTCTCTAGAGGAATTAGGCAAGGGGATCCATTGTCCCCTTACCTATTCATTATTTGCATGAAAGTTCTTTCGAAAATGCTCTTTAAAGCTGAAAAAGATAAGATTTTAACTTGTGTTGGTTGCAAGGACTGCACCTCCTATTTCGCATCTTTTCTTTGCAGACGATTGCTTTCTGTTTACAAAAGCTAGCTTGACTGAAGCTAAAAAATTAGTTAATATTCTTAACACTTTTGGTGAAATGACTGGTCAAGTCGTTAACCTTAATAAATCGGGTGTTTACTTCACTCCTAGAATGCATAACAAACACTGTAAAATCCTCTctaaaattattaaaattaggaaaatttctaaGAATGATAAGTATTTAGGAACTCCGCTTTTCTTCGagaaaaacaaagtaaataacttTTTTGAACCTTTACTTAACAAATACTACACTGTTCTTCAAGGTTGGATTAGAAAAATGTTTAATCAAGCTGGGCGCACTGTCCTAGTAAAACATGTTCTGAGTGCTTACCCTAATCATCAAATGCAGTGCCTCTCTTTTCTTAAGAAAACTTTGGATAATCTTGATAGAATCCAGAGAGATTTCTGGTggcagaaaaaaaacaaaaagaagtctTACTACCCTAAAGCTTGGCCCAGTATTACTAAGGATATTCGTCAAGGTGGTTTAGGGATTAGAATACCGCATAAGCATAACATAGCTTTAATCACTAACTTGGCTTGGAGATTGATACACAATCAGGATCATTTGTGGGCAAAAATTCTTAAACATAAGTACTTCATAAACCACCACCCTTTAAAGAAAACTAGGAAACATAAGAACTCGTGGATCTAGTATCAAAAAAGGTCTAGATGTTATAAAATCAAACTATGTCTGGCAAGTAAATAATGGCGAAACTATTAACATTTGGACCGATTTCTGGCTTCCCAACCAAACTCAATTTAACTCATATTCTCTCTGATCGTAATATGCCTAACTATGTCTGTGATCTAATGAATGTTAATGGAGATTGGGATATGTGCATCATCAGTACTTATATTGATATTGCTTATCATGATGCTATTAAGTCTATTACCACTAATACAAGCATGCATGATAGAATTAGATGGAAATCTACGATTTCTGGAAACCTTACTACGAAGTCTGTTTATAATTTCCTGACTAATCTAAGTTTCGACAAAGATGAAACTAATTTCTGGAAACAGATTTGGAAGCTTAATATGACTCCTAAAGTGAATATGTTCTGTTGGAAAGTTGTGACAAATGCTCTTGCTCTAGGGAAAAACATGTCCAAATATGTTAAAGACtctaaaccatactgcatgttgTGTGATAATCATGAATTAGAGGATGAAAGGCATTTTTTTGTGAAATGTAATTTTGCTAAGAAGGTCTGGAAAGCTTTTGATCTGAATAACATCTATCATAACAGTGGAAGCACTGAGATTTTGCAATGGTTTAAAACCTGGATGAATGTTAAAGCTCTTAATAGCAAGCATAATTTGATTTCTTATATAGTGTGGTCCATCTGGAAATATAGAAATAATGTTAACTTTGATAATTTTGTGCCTGATGTGCAAAAGTTGATTGATAGCATTAGAGCATCTCATGTTTCCACCAATGCTAAGAAGTATCACTGTAACAGTCTCAACTCTGAAAGTGACAACTATGATTGGGTTATACACTTTGATGCTTCCTTTATTGAAGCTGATTTTACTATGTGATATGCCATTTTTATACTTGATAAAACAGGAATCAGAAAACATTGTCGTGCAAAATACAACTGGGCTTCCTGCCCCTTAGAAGCAGAAGCTAAAGCTGGAATTGAGGCGATAAGGTGGATAAAGGAACTAAAGCTACAAAACTGCTGCATAATTAATGACTGccaaatcctaatgaaaattATGAAAGGAGAAGCTGATCCTGATGTTCAACCTTGGAGGTCTCAGACAAGCATCAATAGATGCAAATTTTTCTTTATGCATTGTGATTCGGTGTTTTTTATGTATAAATCTAGGTTCTATGTTAATTTTGAAGACAAACTAGCTAAGGAAGTAAGATCTAGGAAAATCAGTTATTTCTCTACGGAGAATGAAAGTGAAAATGTAATGTCCAACATACTAGAAAGAGTTAATCTTGGATTAGCTCCCATCTTGTATATTTTGCAAACTTCCGCTTATATATAAATAATTgtcttcttatcaaaaaaaaaaatgtatgtcATGCAAAATTTTATTGAACATTCTAGCAACAATTGGCTTGTCCAAATACAGTTTGGAAGTTGATAGTGGATAAAGTTATTTTGTATGACTTTGATTCGAAAAGGACAGTAATATCGATCTTTGTAAGATAAGGTGTTTTTTTCGATCTTTTTAGACATCTTTTCTGGGTcatttttataatttaattaCAGAAAATTTTTTTGGCTTACAGAGGCCTCCGGTTCTCTAACTTCACCTAGAGCCCCAATATAGTTTGCTACGGCCCTCTACCCATTTACTCTCTCTCGCTCCGTGGGACAAGGCTTTACTTTTCATATTCCGACTTCAAGCTGGACTGTTGGAGTTTAAGGTTTAAGCATTACGCCATTACACTTCAAGAGTTGCTCATCAGCCATTTCAACGCTCAAGGTACTCTTTTTTATTTTCCATCTTTTAATTTAGGGTCCTTGTTGAACTACAAAATTGGAGTTTAGGGTTTTGCTTCTTTCCATAATTTGAGCTTTATCTTTTAACCTTCAAGAGAAAAACAACATGTTTTAGCTAGTTTTCTGTTCTTGATGCAGTGAATTTGTAACCCACTCTGCTACTCCTTTTTTCATTTCTTACAAGTGAGTTCCCTTTGCACTTAAATAGCAGATACCTAAGGCAAATTAAAACCAGTGCAATTAACAATTTAATAGCAGCTTTCCGTGTTCCATGACCAGCTTAGGCAACCAAAAGGATACCCTGTAATCAAATTAAGTTCTCATTTTAAAGTTGACATCATGCAATTCAATCCATGCCAATCACTACCTATGCCGTCCATGGTGGATCAAAAGATCAACAATGTAACAAATTGACAAAccttagaagccttagaagtgatTCAATTCCACCTTGATATAAGTCGATTGGATCCTCCTTATTTACATTGTATAGGCTTATATTACTTGGCTCCTTAATGATGCATATTTGTTAGCAATTCAGAAAAAAGTGTATTTTTTGATGGCCTTTTTGATTTCGTTAGTTGATGACCAAAGTAAGGTCTGCACTATGTGCTACGAAGCCAAATTTATGTATGTGTTTTCCTTGTTGTAGGATTCAACTAACAAAATCATAATTCTTTTCTTTCCAAATGGACATATTTTCCTACTGATATAGTATATGCCTTAAGACTATAGTCCCTAGAATAAACCAGTTGGCAGAAAAGATTGAGGGGGCTATTTAAATAAATAGCTCCACCGATTTCCCATATACaatcccttcttcttcttcttaaaagaTTACTTTGTCCTCTTAGCAGAGCAGTGTCTAAGGCTCTTAGCTTTACAAATTTCTTGAAAAATATGATACATTTATAAGTTTGCAGATTAGTCTCTAGAAAACGGAGGAGTAATGGCTCCCAACAAGAATGACTCTCACCATCAAACTATTATTAAGGATTAATCTCTTGCTTTTTTCCAATTTTGCTAATACACTTGGCAGTGATGAACCACTTGAGCAATATGTAATCATTGGTTTTTATATATAGGTACCTCTAGGTTGTCCGGAATGAGGACCTTTATCAACAGATTGGAAGAGACGTTTATTGTGATCTTGTTGATCATGAC
The nucleotide sequence above comes from Papaver somniferum cultivar HN1 chromosome 8, ASM357369v1, whole genome shotgun sequence. Encoded proteins:
- the LOC113306375 gene encoding uncharacterized protein LOC113306375, translated to MAKLLTFGPISGFPTKLNLTHILSDRNMPNYVCDLMNVNGDWDMCIISTYIDIAYHDAIKSITTNTSMHDRIRWKSTISGNLTTKSVYNFLTNLSFDKDETNFWKQIWKLNMTPKVNMFCWKVVTNALALGKNMSKYVKDSKPYCMLCDNHELEDERHFFVKCNFAKKVWKAFDLNNIYHNSGSTEILQWFKTWMNVKALNSKHNLISYIVWSIWKYRNNVNFDNFVPDVQKLIDSIRASHVSTNAKKYHCNSLNSESDNYDWVIHFDASFIEADFTM